DNA from Musa acuminata AAA Group cultivar baxijiao chromosome BXJ1-5, Cavendish_Baxijiao_AAA, whole genome shotgun sequence:
TTCACCTTCTTTAGCTGCGACAGCATTGCGGCCACCTGCTCCCGGTCAGACGGCACCGGCGCGGCCGCGTCGGCATCTAGGAACCGCTCCACGAACTCCAGGAACCATGCCCGCGCATCCTCCCTCAGCGCCCGTGCCAGCTCCGCCCCCTCCTCCAGCCCTGCCCCGCGCTCCCActccagcggcggcggcggcggtggcgcagTCCCCCGCGCCTTCCCCTTGGTCGCTGACGCCAATGCCGGGGACGGCCTGGGTTTAGACTGAGGGGAGGCCTTCGCGGGAGACGCTGCTGCAGCTGCGGTCTTAGATGGACCCTCGAGGACGACCACCGCCGGAGAGGCCGAGGATGCGGTGGAGGACTTATGGTTGTAGAGGGAGAAGTGGGAGAGGTCGGTGGCGAGGGCGGCGCTGACCCAGGAGGCAGCACGGCGGCGGTTGCCGGTGGAGACTTTGAGGGCATCTTCCGGGATGGCGTCAACGCCTGGGGGTGCGTCCGGTGAGGCTACTGCCGGAGTTtgggacatagtcttggagagggAGTCGGTGACCATGGCAGCACGGGAAAGGGAGGAGTGGAAGGCAAGGAACTGCTCGACGGCCGGCTGCGGGTTGTCTTCCTTAGCAGTGGCACTCAGCTCCGCATACATACTGTGAGTGGAACAAAGAAACAAGCAATCAATGGAGTATGTTGATGGCAGCACACTACAAAGATCATCTCCTGCACCCCGaggggaggagagagagaagaaacagCAGTTGGAAGATGACAAGCACATCAATCTATGGCAAATCTTACGATCAGCAACTACTTGTCTGACACAGAAGAAGAAACTACATATCCACAATGCATAGATTTACATTACAAGAACAAGAAGTCAGTTGTTTCTATGGAGCTTTTGGGATGAAGTATATCTATCTACACTTGTCATTCTAATATAATCTTACTTGCTTTCTCTATCTTCTGAACCATCTCGCTTGCCTTACTGACGATGCATTTAGTTCTTCAGCTGGTACATATAGTTTACATACAGAAGGATATCGGCAGAAAAATTATGAGAACAATTGAATTATAATTAAAGATCAAAACTGAAACCAAAGATATGAGTTGTCTAAAAATCCAGTCCCAAGTTTCTGATAGAATGGATTCCTTAAACTCAAACAGGACTAGAAAGACCTCCAAGTCACCATGCAACAGCTGGTTTCTCCAAGATCAGTAAATGAGATCACCTACACAGCTGGGGCTCAACTTAGAGCAGATCTAGAATGCCAAAAGGCCATTTGGTATGCCTGAGGAggcatccttggccaaggtctagGGAATCTTGATAACTTTGAGAAATGATGCTTAGTATACACCTCCATAGAATTGTTTGctgcatatatatttatgtataatgCACAATCTTCCAAACCAGTAGGTATATGATTATCTACCGATTTACTGCAGGAGAGTAAACTAACTGCTAATATGAAACTCTATGAACAATAGTTCCTTAGTGACAAGTTTAGAATGTTGGACACTATCTTTGCACTCaaagcttcttcttttttttttcttttatttaaaatCCTAAGAAGAATGATTTGCTCTCTCATAATGGTTATGACAAATTGTTTGTGAAATCATCTCAAGGTCCCCTTCTCAAATTCATGGAAGTGCACAAACTTTTAGGTTGTACTTATTCTTCAGTATCTAAGAATGAGAGTAATCAAGATTGGGATTCTGCCAGAGCCTAGCAGGTTTCACTCGGGCGTCAACATGATTTCATTGTCAAAGCAGACCTCCATTGACATCGCTATATCTGTTCTCATAACATGTTCAAGGGAAATCTTACTATAAAACCTGTCACTCTTTCCCACGATGTATATAAAGCTAAAGCCACAGAAACCAACGGCACGATGCCTAGGAAGTTTCCCTACCGATGATAATATAAATGATGAAAAAGGGAAAACTTCAGCCTACTAAGTGTTCAATATCCTTTCACGCTAACACAATTTAGCAATCTTGCACATTTatttgcatttagacacaaatcaTAGCTTTTCAGTCCTAACGATGTCAGACTTGAATCAGTGTTAAGCATAGCACTGATAACAGGAGAGAGAAAAAAACAGAGAATTTTACAGAGTAGCTTCTAAATCTTCACGTGAAGATTATACATACAGATCTAACAAATATGATCACCAATAAGCTAATGTCAATCTGAAACTAAGAAAACCCAAAGAACCTCACAATTGACCGTAAATGTAATGAGTGAAATTACCATTTCAAGATGGTTGATCAGCAAACCTGATAGTAAATGAAACTAAAAGAAACCGTACAATGTTAACAAAAAGCAGTTAATGACTTGTTACTGTAACATTTGCTCGAATAGTTTTCATGGAAAAGCTTATGAAGCAGTTAATATTTTAATCTCCCGATGATCAAGAAACTTGTCATGGTACAGTTCATCAAAACAATATTATCATGTGAGAAATTCatcaataattattctaaaatacAATGGGAAGCATTCCGTCACAAATTCATGTTAAATGCACATATGCCacaatttaagataaaaatataaagcatattttcTAAATACAAAACTATATCATAATGAAAAAAAGAATATACAAGCAGCAACTCTACATAACATATAACAAAATATCTTTATGATAAACAGAGATCTTGATGGCCAAAATATAGTCTGTATAATAAAAATCACAACAGCATTTGAGGGTAATTACCTCAGGCACCGAATCAAGCTCTCTGCAGCACCGGCTTCTTGAATAGCCTCAATAGCAGCCAGTTGTGCTGCGTCCCTATACTTCAAAAGCTCCTAAAAATTACAAATTATTTGTAAGCCCTAACTGAGATTCTTTTATTCCTAAAATTATCTGGACATGGTTGTCCAGAGGGGATGGTTGATAAGTTGGCCTCCTGGCACATAAGCAGTGCCTAAGTGACACTCGGGTGGGTAACATATGTGAAAGCCTGATCATAACTTCACATAAGATGGACAATTTTTGTTTATGGCTAGAATAGCCCTTTccaaaatataaagtaataagtTCAGTTTGAAACAGCCAACAATATAGCTGATAACTTGTTTTATACATCAATAAAGACAGAAAAGGGCTTTTAAAGAAGACATACAAATTTGGGAACATGTAACAACCACTAATATAAGGAATCTAATTTTGTCAGATCGAGTAATAATAGAAGCAACTAAGTTTGTCATATCAAATAATATTAGCACGAAACATACCTTTCCTAGTTTTGCCAAAGATGATGGAAGAGTTTGCCAAGAAACACTACCATCTGTCCATTTTCTGTTAGAAGGAACAACTTTGACTAAGTTTACAAGATTTAGACCATTAGTGGTCTCTGAAGATTTCCTTAAGACAGGAGGCCGATGTTTAACTGTTTTATCAGAATCTTCTGCAGCAGCACTAACAATGCCTTTCTTCACAGGAGTTTGAATCTTGCTGTCATCCTTAGGTAACAGTTTCTCATTTGTTGATGACTTTTGTCGAGGAGCCTGCAAGTTAGAAAACAATAAACAAATGCAAGGGACCCAAGGAAAATACTATCCACTACAAATATCCAGAAAATAAGTACAACTAACTTCCATCGGCTCTTATGTTTTGGGTGATGTAATGGTGCACAGATTGGTGATCatatcttggaactctataaacaTCGATTGCcattcttatctaaaataatatcTGCAAGATTGCCTTCATCATTTTACTGTGCAACCCAAAAGTTACACACGAGAAATCCACTTATGTTCTATGGAGATGCAGATGATACCAGTTAATTAATAGACAAAGTTTCCACCGGTGGGACTTCTACGTAAGCAGAGAGATTATGATAATCAAAACATCAGAATCTTTTCCTCATAAAAGTAGCTTTACATGTTTATTTCTACTATAAAAGATGCAAGAAAACAGATATGGCAACAGGCTTTAGTAAACCCACAATATACTGGAGATCAATAACAACTGACAAAAATATATAGAGATATGAATTATGATCAATTCAGAAAATAAACTCACAGAAGTGCTCCTAGATTCAGATCTTCTCTCAAGTTTGGCTGCTTTTAAGGTAGAACTATCTCTGCCCTTGGATTCCATATGCCCCTCCCAGCTCTTTCTCAAAGCTTTGGGTCCTAACTCAATGCTCGGCACCAAATTTCCCAAGAAGTTCCCCGTAGAAGACTTCCTACCAGCAGTGGTCACTTTCAAGACAGAAGCTGCCTTCTCCAACAGACCCATTCTTGAAGTTGCTGGCTTCTCTAGACCTTTGGCTCGTGCGTGCTTCTTGACTTCATTGGAGAACTTCTCAAATGATCCAGGCAAAGAATAGACACTTGTTGGAGATGAAGGTATTGTTCTTGAGATCATTGATTTTGACCTTGCAGTGACTGCAAATTTCTTCTCCGATTTGCCTTTGACCAGTTGTTTTGAGAGTACAGAGCTTGACTTGGTAAGTGAAGACTTTTTCTTTTCCACCTCCTGGGCTTTAATGTTTGACTTGGAAATCCCCAATTTGCTCTTTTCGCTTTCAGAAGATGTGCTACTGTTATACTTTGAGTCATTGGATGGCTTCGGTTTCTCAGCATTAAGGAAATTAAGAGAACTGGTGGCGACGAGATCCTCAGGATTCCCAACACATTGATGACGACCAGGAAGTGGCCTCACACCCTTAAGAATCGGCACAGGAGAGCCTGCCTCGAGGCGATCTACATGAATGAATTGGCCTAGCTGTATCTTATCACTCAAGATGAGGTCATTGTGCTCATCGGACAGGTAAACATATGTTGCATGGGAAGAATCAGAGACCTTAAGATAAAAGCCTTTGTTGGTGAAGAGATCACTTCCAGCAAGGGCAGGAACAATACTCGCAACCTGGAGGAGGGATGACCGATGCTCTCCCGCAACCTTAACATCAGTATTCATGTGCTGGAGGAGCTTGATGAGCACACCTGGGACCAGTGAAGCCATTTGCCGCAATCCAAAAGCACATTACTCTGCAAGAAAGTAGAGAAATTTCAAATTTTGCTTATAGAAAAAATGCACATTGTATTAACTAGTCTTTTGGCCTTAACGTGGGATGCTATTCTGAATATTCTGGATCTGAGTTATGAAAGTGATGGAACTCATGACTTGTTACCAGTCTTTATCAGTATGTAGGGATTTCTGACCTGTTTGGGTGGAGAGAAATGAAACTTGCAAGAGAGAAATGGAGAGAAGCAGAAGACATTGGGGAGAACTCATTAGTCACAACAAGCACTGATGTACAAGAAAGACTCAATGAAcctaatttggaatgcagatcacCAAAGATTGAAATGTTGAAAGTGGCATTTCACACTATGGAAAGAACACATCTTGCAGTTACATAATTAGGTTATCAGTAAGTATTACTGTTTCTATGGAAAAGAGAGTGAGCAAACACCCTTTGTTTTGCAGACACAAAACTTCAGAGATCACAACTTTCATCATGCCATTAATCAGAAAGTAAATCGAGACATTCCAATCCATGAACTGAATAATGCAGGCTTCCAGTGAAAGCAGATAGCTACAGTCTAAAGAGAGCAATATGCGGGGAGTTGAGGCATTGAACACCAGAGACTTCAGTAGCAAGGTGAAGAGAAGCGCCCGCAAAGCATACTCGTTCACGCACTGGAAAGAGCCAATACAACGAAGGGAAAGAAGACATCAAACAGAGGCGATggtgaaagaaaaagaagaaatcaatttaGATGAAACAGCACAAGCTGGCTCTTGAGATCCAAAAAGAAAACACCCAATCTGGAATCAGAAACCATTTCCATTGGATCAACAACTCAGTTGTAAGTTCTTGCTCAAGGAAAAGATGCAATCTTTCAACAAGTTCGACATCTTTTATCCCAAATCCAACAacaaaggagaaagaaagaaacggACTTTGCAGATCTCAAGGACGAAAACCCATGCAATCaatcaacaaagaaaaagaaactcttttctttcatttcacCAATCCGAGGAGAAAAAAGGCCGCCGCCCCCCAACAAAAACCAACCTTTGTACGAACTCGGGAGGAAAGCTCGCACGACGGGAGCCGAGGAGCCGGAGACGGACCAAAGAAGGCGATTCCTTTCCGCAATCTTCTCGTGGAGGAACCGATCAACCTGCTGTCCCGGAGCTTGATGGGTGGAAAAGAACCTAAAGATTCACAACACGAATCCCGTGGGACACAGTGGCTCAAAGGGGGAAGATGAGCATAAATCGATCTTATTCCCCGTGGCGTGATACGACCAAAGGAAGGATCTTTTGGGGTGGATCACTGCGCTCTCGTACTGCGATGAAGCTAATCTGCAATCGATCACATGCCCGAATGAGGAAGCGAGAACAACAGGGGTCAAGCAGTGCCTCGGACACACAACCCAACCTGCCTTGAAGGGAGTTAAttggcccctctctctctctttctctctgtctcTGTTTCTGTATATGGGGAGCAGTGATTGATGGGCAGAGCAGTAACAGAAGGCTGACACAACTCAAAGGTTTTCTGGAACTGATTCCTTGTGCTCTCCCATTCCAAGGAAAAGCTGCTTGCACATTAATTACAAGTTAAAAgatgacagagagagagagagaagaagaagaagaagaagaagaagaagaaatattggATTTTTTTCTGAATTTTATTTAAGATAATTATTTGTGGAATGAGAGGTGGATGAAGTGTCACTCCATCACATTGGTTGAGATATCAGCTTGGGAGCCTTCTCTTCTCACTCATGCCAATGACATAACAGAGACAAAACAAGAAGGTGGTGaggaaggaagagaaaaaggaaaacaaaaggatTTTTTGAATTTGTTTTAGGATTAATTATTTGTGGAATAAGTTGTAGAGAAAGGATCAGTGTAGCTCTCTGATGTGCCAAGTCACCAAAATCACAAAATGGATTTTGTTATTTTACCTGAGATTTTTATCCCAAAATCCAATATGATTTTTTCtttaataaaaaatttgattGGATTATAATGAATCTCAAAAGTTTAAATTATTAAGAAATGATACAACATATTTATGTATTCTAACATCTCCCATGTAAAAGCTGATTTAtgtttgacataaaaaattttacccaaagaaaaatattctataaatatgatgaaatatcaaataaaatagCATGAGATAGATGCATGCTTCGAACTCATGATCGACTCTAATATcattgataaagattttgatgACATTTTTTTATAACAATTTGTAtttagagtttttgccaaaaaaaaaatttcggatGGATGATTTGGGACCCTTTATGAatgtaatatataattatttcatCGTGGATAGTTACATTGAATCATCAGATATTATTCGAACATGAAGACCTACCTGAATAGTTCAGTGATATCATAAACATTATGTGCTAAGAAAGTATTGTGTTGAATATGATTAAGCGTCGACACGTAAGATTTATTAGACAtccatataagatatttttcattattattattattattattattgttattattattattattattatttatgagtTTAAACATTCcaagggagaagagagagaaaagacacattttcttgtgagttctttttttttaatttgatgatGATTGGTGTGGCATTATTTAATGATGCAATGCAATGCGATGCGATGGTAGCTCAGTGTGTGAGGGAGGGGTTGCATGGCATGTCGGCAGCAGCCGATGCCGGCAAGAAATGACCGCCAGCTTGGTGGCGGTGAGGATACCTTGCGACGGGAACCCCATGCGGCTGAACCTGTGCGGGGCGAGACGGGAGGGGTCAGTGTACCAGAGAGTGACGGGATCTCCTCTATGATCAGAATTATACTGCTGTGAGTTGGAATGTGCATGCATTAGACTTTCCCATTGGACACAACTGGCATGCATCTTATTCTCACTGGATTCTCTTGCATGTGTTTttgcttttttgtttttgttaggGTAAACATTGttttcattattttcttttttcataGATCTGGTACAAGAGATACACTGCACCATATGCCATGAAGATTATTGTTTATTGaggtattttattttatttaatacctTTCTTGTACAAGTAATATAAAAAttcaaccctaaaccctaataATGAGATTCAGATGTTTAGATAAGGTATGATGTATTATTGTCTGAGAACAAAGAAATGAGAGTTTTGTCAGACAACATTCCCTACTAAATGTAGATGACACAATAGGTTAATCACAAGCTGCACAAAGCACTAAAAAGCCATACACCAAAAGGGTGATTCCTAATAATGTGTTCCAATAGACaacaagcaagagagagagaggggaaaaaAGCCTTTGGAAGGCAGTAGTGTAAAAGGCTGCTGAACAAAGCTCactacttctctctctctctctatctttctaTCCAAATTTGTGTGACTGGGGCAGATGTTGCAGTCATTCTATGTATGTAAACTTCATATCTAGATCTGACCAAATTTTGACTTTGCACAAGTTGGATTCTACCTTTGGCCATTCCCTGTCTGCTAAATGGACATGCTCTAATAGGAGTGACAACTGCCTCATCTAAAGGAATGGACCCACCTCACATGTGAGTGAAACCTCACTTGGTCAGAACTTTCTTCTAATGTGTGCTCTTACTCATCCTAAGCACTCTTCATATGTACTTCATCCTATTCTTGAccaaacagaaaagaaaattccCCAAATAAAGAATTGATTATATTGGTGAAGATTAGACTCCAGACAGTAGCCCAATCATTTTGAGTGAAGAGATGAAAATGCttggaaaaatataattttaatcctTCCATAATTACCAACCATATATATTCCACAATAATGTGGGATATTATTGATCTCCATTAAACCTCATATTGACTGACATCTGATGCACTGAAACTATTAATCTCAAAAATTATGTTACTCACAAGATCAtatctttctccttttctttctacTTCTATTATAAACATGGTATTAGATATCATTAAGCAGTGAGCTGCTTCACTGTCATACCACTTCACATGATTGAATACCACTGTCATATTAGATAGTCATATAAATTTGTAATAAGATGCCAAAAATATGGATCAAAGAGGTGGGGGTGGAATATGTGGAGTCCCCAATCTGAAGTCCCCAAATCTTCGATAAACCAATAAAGATCACCAAAATGCAATCATCTTAAAAAgatgagagaggaagagagaaaaatGTAAGACAGGGATTGTTTACTTGTTCAAGCGAAATTTACTCTAATTTATCTAAAGACCAAGCCCCAGTGACATATGACTGCACCCGACCCA
Protein-coding regions in this window:
- the LOC135674595 gene encoding uncharacterized protein LOC135674595, translating into MASLVPGVLIKLLQHMNTDVKVAGEHRSSLLQVASIVPALAGSDLFTNKGFYLKVSDSSHATYVYLSDEHNDLILSDKIQLGQFIHVDRLEAGSPVPILKGVRPLPGRHQCVGNPEDLVATSSLNFLNAEKPKPSNDSKYNSSTSSESEKSKLGISKSNIKAQEVEKKKSSLTKSSSVLSKQLVKGKSEKKFAVTARSKSMISRTIPSSPTSVYSLPGSFEKFSNEVKKHARAKGLEKPATSRMGLLEKAASVLKVTTAGRKSSTGNFLGNLVPSIELGPKALRKSWEGHMESKGRDSSTLKAAKLERRSESRSTSAPRQKSSTNEKLLPKDDSKIQTPVKKGIVSAAAEDSDKTVKHRPPVLRKSSETTNGLNLVNLVKVVPSNRKWTDGSVSWQTLPSSLAKLGKELLKYRDAAQLAAIEAIQEAGAAESLIRCLSMYAELSATAKEDNPQPAVEQFLAFHSSLSRAAMVTDSLSKTMSQTPAVASPDAPPGVDAIPEDALKVSTGNRRRAASWVSAALATDLSHFSLYNHKSSTASSASPAVVVLEGPSKTAAAAASPAKASPQSKPRPSPALASATKGKARGTAPPPPPPLEWERGAGLEEGAELARALREDARAWFLEFVERFLDADAAAPVPSDREQVAAMLSQLKKVNDWLEAIGSQRREGETVPEAEAGETEGGEGPSSGVPVETIQRLRKKIYEYLLTHVESAAVALGGGVHAAAPHPPAAPGGRPGRK